TCATCGCGAAGAACACGCGGGTCTGGCCGAGGAGCAGGATCAGACAGACCGTGGTGAGGCCGACGGCGGCGCCGAAGCTGATCACGCCCGCGTAGAAGGGATGCCCTGCGGCCTTGAAGGCGTCGGCGAGCGGGGCGCTCACGGAGAGCTCCGTGTAGTGCTGCATGCCGGTGACGACGAGTGCCACGGCCACGTACAGCACGGTGCAGATGAGGAGGGAGCCGAGGATGCCCCGGGGCATGTCCCGCTGCGGCAGCTTGGTCTCCTCGGCGGCGGTGGCCACCACGTCGAAGCCGATGAAGGCGAAGAAGACGACCGAGGCGGCGGTGAAGATGCCCATCACGCCGAAGTTGGTCGGCTCGTAGCCGAAGATGAGCTGGACGAGCGGGGAGTCCCAGTTGGAGCCGCCGCCCTCCGGGGTGACGGCCGGCGGGATGAAGGGGTCGTAGTTGTCGCCGACGATGAAGAACAGGCCGGCGACGATCACGATCATCACGACGGTCACCTTGATCGCCACGACGACCGCGGTGATCCGGGCGGAGAGCTTCATGCCCAGGACGAGGATGACGGTCAGCACCAGGACCAGCAGGAACGCCAGGATGTCGAAGGTGCCGCCGACCGCGTCCGGGCCTTCCAGCGAGGCCGGTAGATGCCAGTCGATGTTGTCCATCAGCGAGCGGACGTAGCCTGACCAGCCGACGGCCACCACCGCCGTACCGAGCGCGAACTCCAGGACGAGGTCCCAGCCGATGATCCAGGCGGGCAGCTCGCCGATCGAGGCGTACGCGAAGGTGTACGCCGATCCCGCCACCGGCACCGTCGAGGCGAACTCGGCGTAGCAGAGGGCGGCGAGGGCGCAGACGATGCCGGCCGCGACGAAGGCGAGGGCCGTCGCCGGTCCCGCGTTCTCCTTGGCCACCTTGCCGGTGAGGACGAAGATGCCGGTGCCGATGATGACACCGACGCCGAAGACGGTCAGATCCCAGGCCGACAGGGATTTGCGGAGCGCGTGCTCGGGCTCCTCCGTGTCGCGGATCGACTGCTCGACCGACTTGGTCCGGAAGATTCCGGAATTCGCCCGTGGCTGTTGGTCCGTACTCACCCTGGCACCTCCGCGCCGTGCCTGACGTCGATCTCGGAGCCTCCGTGGACGGGAGGCTGAGATGACGCCTGCCCGCAGAACGTCAGAAATGCACGCGAAAAGGCCGGTCGGCACCCGGGAGGGTGAACCGACCGGCCCAAAGGTTACGCAGTGTGACCGGAATGCGCTGGTGCGGACTCAGTCGCGCGCGGGCTCCACGGCCTTCGCGCTGGTCTCGAACCGACCGTCGAGACGCGAGACCAGACCGGTGACCTGGCGGGCGATGTCCGGGGCGGTCAGCCCGATCTCGGCCATGACCTCGGCGCGCGAGGCGTGGTCGAGGAAGCGCGGCGGGATGCCGAAGTCACGCAGCGGCACGTCCACGCCGGCGTCGCGCAGCGCCTGCGCGACGGCCGAGCCGACACCGCCCACGCGGCTGTTGTCCTCGACGGTGACGACGACCCGGTGGCCCTCGGCGAGCGGGGCGAGGGCCTCGTCGACGGGCTTGACCCAGCGGGGGTCGACCACGGTGGTGGAGATGCCGTGGTTGTCGAGCAGGTCGGCGATCTCCAGGCACATGGGCGCCAGGGCGCCCACGGAGACCAGGAGGACGTCCGGCCGGTCGCTGCCGGGCTCGCGGAGCACGTCCATGCCGCCGACGCGGCGCAGGGCCGGTACGGCGGGGCCGACGGCGCCCTTGGAGAAGCGGACCACGGTCGGGGCGTCGGTGACCTCGACGGCCTCGCGCAGCTGGGCGCGGACCTGGTCGGCGTCGCGCGGCGCGGCGAGCCGCAGACCGGGCACGACCTGGAGGATCGACATGTCCCACATGCCGTTGTGGGAGGCGCCGTCGGTGCCGGTGACGCCGGCCCTGTCCAGGACGAAGGTGACGCCGCACTTGTGCAGGGCCACGTCCATCAGGACCTGGTCGAAGGCGCGGTTGAGGAAGGTCGCGTAGACCGCGAAGACGGGGTGCACCCCGCCGGTGGCGAGGCCGGCCGCGGAGACCGCGGCGTGCTGCTCGGCGATGCCGACGTCGTACACCCGGTCGGGGAAGGCCTTGGCGAACTTGTCGAGGCCGACGGGCTGGAGCATGGCCGCGGTGATCGCGACGATGTCCGCGCGCTCCTTGCCGAGCTCGACCATCTCCTGGGCGAAGACGCCCGTCCAGTCGGCACCGGAGGAGGAGATCGGCAGGCCGGTGTCGGGGTGGATCTTGCCGACGGCGTGGAAGCGGTCGGCCTCGTCCTGGAGCGCCGGCTGGTAGCCGCGGCCCTTCTCGGTGAGGCAGTGGACGATGACCGGGCCGCCGAAGCGCTTGGCGCGGGTCAGCGCGGACTCCAGGGCCTCGATGTCGTGGCCGTCGATGGGGCCGACGTACTTGAGGCCGAGGTCCTCGAACATGCCCTGAGGGGCGATGAAGTCCTTGAGGCCCTTCTTGGCGCCGTGCAGGGTCTCGTAGAGCGGCTTCCCGACGACCGGGGTGCGCTCCAGGATGTCCTTGCCGCGGGCGAGGAAACGCTCGTACCCGTCGGTGGTGCGCAGGGTCGCCAGGTGGTTGGCGAGGCCGCCGATGGTCGGGGCGTAGGAGCGCTCGTTGTCGTTGACGACGATGACGAGCGGGCGGTCCTTGGCGGCGGCGATGTTGTTCAGCGCCTCCCAGGCCATGCCGCCCGTGAGGGCTCCGTCGCCGATGACGGCGACGACGTGGTCGTCCTTCTTCAGGACCTCGTTGGCCTTGGCGAGGCCGTCGGCCCAGCCGAGGACCGTCGAGGCGTGCGAGTTCTCGATCACGTCGTGGTCGGACTCCGCCTGCGAGGGGTAGCCGGACAGGCCGCCCTTCATCTTGAGCTTGGAGAAGTCCTGGCGGCCCGTGAGCAGCTTGTGGACGTAGCTCTGGTGTCCGGTGTCCCAGAGGACCTTGTCCTTCGGGGAGTCGAACACGCGGTGCAGGGCGATGGTCAGCTCCACCACACCGAGGTTGGGGCCGAGGTGCCCGCCGGTCTTGGAGACGGCGTCCACGAGGAACGTCCTGATCTCGTTGGCCAGCTGGTCCAGCTGTTCCGGGGAAAGCCGGTCCAGGTCTCGCGGTCCCCTGATACGGGTCAGCAGAGCCACCCGTGCCTCCTTGCGTTTGAGCTGGTCGAGCTTGCCGGTTTGTCGAGTCTAATGTTCCGTCTTGGATCGTGGGCATCGGGCCAGGGGGTGAGGCGTCACCCTCATGGCGGACATCCCGCTGATCTGTACGGCTCTGTACGCGCTGGTGCACTGCTCCGGACGCAGCAGTGCCCGGCGCCGGTTTCGCGGCGCCGGACACTGTGGCGAGCGTTACGCACGGGACGACCCTACGCGCGGCCGGCCGTCTTCTGCGTCTTGCGGGAGACCGAGTCGATGATCACGGCGATGAGCAGGACCGCTCCGGTGATCATGTACTGGATCGCGTTCGAGGACAGGTTCATCTGGTTGAGGCCCTGGACGATCGACTGGATGACCAGGATGCCGAGGAGCGCCGACCAGACCTTGCCGCGTCCGCCGAAGAGGGACGTGCCGCCGATGACCGCCGCGGCGATGCACATCATCAGCTGGTTGCCGCCGCCGAGGGAGCGGTCGGCGCCGCCGGTCGCGGAGGCGAGGAAGAGGCCGCCGATCGCGCCCATGGTGCCGGAGATCATGAAGACCGAGATCCGGATCCACGAGACGTTGATGCCGGCGCGGCGGGCTGCCTCGATGCCGCCGCCGACCGCGAAGACCTGACGGCCGTACGTGGTGCGGCGCAGCACGAAGTCGGTGACCAGCAGGATCACCAGGAAGATCACCAGGGAGAGCGGGAGGCCCTGCTCCTGGTTGAAGCCGTACGCGGCGACGAGGACCAGGACCGCCAGGACGGCGGTGCGCAGGATGATCTCGCTCTGCGGGCGGTGCGGCAGCTCGGCCGCCTTGCGGCGGCGGGAGTCGCGCAGCTGGGCGAGGTAGAAGGCGGCGACGACGGCCACGGCGAGGCCGTAGGCGGCGGCGACGTCGGAGAAGTAGTACTTCGTGAGGTCGCCGACGAAGCTGCCGATCGGGGTGGGGATGGTGGACCGGTCGCCCATGACCCAGGTCTGCAGGCCCGCCCAGCCGAGGAAGCCGGCGAGGGTGACGACGAAGGCGGGCACGCCGATCTTGGCGAAGACCAGGCCGTGGAAGGCGCCGATCAGGGTGCCGGAGAGGATGCCGAGGACGATCGCGAGGCCGTCCGGCATGTCCGTGCCGAGGACACCCCAGACCGCGCCGGCCAGGCCCGCCACGGAGCCGACGGCGAGGTCGATCTCGCCGAGCAGCAGGACGAAGACGATGCCGACGGCCATGATGCCGGGGCCGACCGCGTACAGCGTGATCTGGTCGAGGTTGTACGAGGTGATGAAGTTGCCGGTGAGGGCCTGGAAGACGATGCCGATGACGATGAGGCCGACGACGACCGGGAGCGAGCCGATCTCGCCGGAGCGGATCTTGCGCTTGAACTCGTCGACGTAGCCCTTGAGGCCCTGCTGGCGGACGAGGAGGCGGGGGTCGACGGCGGGGATCGCCGCGGCGGCCGGGGCGTCCTCGCCCGTACGGGGGTCGGGCACGGCGGCCTGGTCGCTCGCGGTGGAAGGGGTCTTGCTCACTTCGCTACCTCCGCGTTGCGCGCCTGGCGTCGGGTCACGGCGTTGTCCGTGGCTCCCGTGATCGCGGCGATGATCTCTTCGTGCGTGGTGGTGGCCACCGGGAAGGTGCCGTTGTTCCGGCCCAGGCGCAGCACCGCGACGGTGTCGGCCACGGCCTTGACGTCGGCCATGTTGTGGCTGATGAGGATGACGCCGAGACCCTGCTCGCGCAGCCGCTCGACCAGGTCGAGGACCTGCGCGGTCTGCTCGACGCCGAGGGCGGCGGTCGGCTCGTCCAGGATCACGATCTTGGGATTGCCGACGAGGGCGCGCGCGATGGCGACGACCTGCCGCTGGCCGCCGGAGAGGGCGGCGACGGGGATGCGGACGCTGGGGATGCGGATGGAGAGGGTCGAGAGGAGGTCCTTCGCCCGCTTCTCCATGGCGACCTCGTCGAGGACGCCGCCCTTCTTGATCTCGCGGCCGAGGAACAGGTTGGCGACGACGTCGAGGTTGTCGCAGAGCGCGAGGTCCTGGTAGACGGTCGCGACACCGAGGTTCTGGGAGTCGTGGGGGCGGTTGATCTCGACCGGCTCGCCCTCCCACTCGATGGTGCCCTCGTCGATGGGGTGCACGCCGGCGATCGTCTTGACGAGCGTCGACTTGCCCGCTCCGTTGTCGCCGACGAGCGCGACGACCTCTCCTGCGTGGACTTCGAGATCGACACCGGAGAGGACCTGAACCGCTCCGAACCGCTTGAAGATCCCGCGCAACGCCAACACGGGCGTCTGGGACACGTGAACCAACTCCTTCGCCGCCGTTGCGGCGGCGGGCCTGGCGCGCCGCCCGGGCGGCGCCGAAATCTGAGGGGGGCTTGCACGTCCGGCTCCCGGACCGACAGCGGGGTCTGGGTCGGCCGGGAACCGGACGGCGTGGGTGGGGACGGAGCCCGTTCGTGGCGCGTCCGACGCCGCGCGCTCCTTCACCTCTTGCACGTGACGTCCGGCCGGGAGGGCCGGTCGTACGGGCGGGGAGGCGGGGACGGGGCGGTCGTACGCGGTCACGGGGACCGTCGCCGGGGGGCCGGGCCCTCGCGGGGCCCGGCGGGGCTCAGGACGAGACCCGGAGGGTTACTTGATGCCCAGCTCGGTGCACTTGGCGGCGAGGTCCGCGGTGCAGACGTCGGCGGCCTTGTAGATGCCGTCGGCGATCACCGTGGTCTGGATGTTGGTCTTGTCGACCACGACCGGCGGGAACAGCGTGGAGGGCACGCCGTCGGTCGCGCCCTGGGCGCCGAGCTCCTTGCCCTGGAGCAGGTTCACCGCGAACTTGGCGGCCTCGGGGGCCAGCTGGAGCGGCGACTTGTAGATCGTGAAGGTCTGCGAGCCGGCGACGATGCGCTGGATGCCCGCGACCTCGGCGTCCTGGCCGCCGACCGGGACGTTCTTCACGCCGGCGTTCTCGAGGGAGGTGATGATGCCGCCCGCCATGCCGTCGTTGGCGGAGTAGACGGCGCCGATCTTGTCCTTGCCGACCGAGGAGATCGCGGCGGACATCTTCTCGCCGGCGACCTTCGGGTCCCACTCGCCGGACGCCTCGTAGGCGATCTTGCCGACCTTGCCGTCGAGCGCGGTGTGGGCGCCCTTCTTGAACAGAGCGGCGTTCGGGTCCTTCTCGTCGCCGTTGATCATCACGACGTTGGCGGTGGCGGCCTTGGGGCCGAGGGCGGCGAGCAGCGCCTGGCCCTGGAGTTCGCCCACCTTGTTGTTGTCGTGGCTGACGTAGGCGTCGGCGCCCGGGACGGCACGGTCGTACGCGACGACCTTCACGCCCTTCGCCTTCGCGTCCTTGACCCAGCCCGCGGCCTTGGCCGAGTCCACCGGGTCGAGGGCGATGACCTTGACGCCGTCGGCGATCAGCTGGTCGAACTGCTGCTTCTGCTTGACGACGTCGGAGACGGCATTGTTGTACACGATCTCGCAGTCGGAGCAGGCGGCCTTGACGGCCTTCTCGAACTGCGGCTTGTCCAGGGCCTCGTAGCGCGAGGTCTTGTTCTCGGGAAGGAGCAGACCGATCTTGGTCGAGCTGCCCTTGTCTTCACTGTCTCCGCCACCGGCCTGGCCACAGGCGGCGAGCGAGAGGGCCATCGAGACCGCGGCCGTGGCTATGACGGCGCGACGCGTCACTGCGTTCATTGGGGTTGCCTCCCTGACGAGGCCGCGACGTTGCGGCCGAGGATGCACGAAGTCAACTCGGCCGCAACACCGCCGTCAAGAAGTAAATTCTTAACGAGATGACAACGGTGCCGTTCGTTATCTAAGTGAAGGCAGGCGTGGAGGTCGGGGCGGCCGTCGGCAGCGGGCTCTCCAACAGGGTCGAATCGCCCATCTCGCTCAGGACGAGGGCGAGGGCGCCGAGCACCTCCGCGCGCCCGCCGAGCGCCCCCTGGGTCAGCGAGAGCTGCCGGGCGGCGCTGGGGATCGCGTACCGCGAGACGGAGTCCCTGATGGGCGCGAGGACCAGCTCGCCGGCCTCGGCGAGGTCGCCGCCGAGCACGACCCGGCTGGGGTTGAGGAGGTTGCAGAGGTTGGCGATGCCGCTGCCG
The sequence above is a segment of the Streptomyces sp. NBC_01255 genome. Coding sequences within it:
- a CDS encoding amino acid permease; the protein is MSTDQQPRANSGIFRTKSVEQSIRDTEEPEHALRKSLSAWDLTVFGVGVIIGTGIFVLTGKVAKENAGPATALAFVAAGIVCALAALCYAEFASTVPVAGSAYTFAYASIGELPAWIIGWDLVLEFALGTAVVAVGWSGYVRSLMDNIDWHLPASLEGPDAVGGTFDILAFLLVLVLTVILVLGMKLSARITAVVVAIKVTVVMIVIVAGLFFIVGDNYDPFIPPAVTPEGGGSNWDSPLVQLIFGYEPTNFGVMGIFTAASVVFFAFIGFDVVATAAEETKLPQRDMPRGILGSLLICTVLYVAVALVVTGMQHYTELSVSAPLADAFKAAGHPFYAGVISFGAAVGLTTVCLILLLGQTRVFFAMSRDGLLPRFFSVTHPKFKTPYRPTILLGVIIAIVAGFTSINELATLVNIGTLFAFVMVAVGVMVLRRTRPDLHRAFRTPWVPVLPCLSIAASLWLMLNLPGETWFRFAVWMAIGIVVYFLYGRGHSRLGREGREAKY
- the dxs gene encoding 1-deoxy-D-xylulose-5-phosphate synthase, producing the protein MALLTRIRGPRDLDRLSPEQLDQLANEIRTFLVDAVSKTGGHLGPNLGVVELTIALHRVFDSPKDKVLWDTGHQSYVHKLLTGRQDFSKLKMKGGLSGYPSQAESDHDVIENSHASTVLGWADGLAKANEVLKKDDHVVAVIGDGALTGGMAWEALNNIAAAKDRPLVIVVNDNERSYAPTIGGLANHLATLRTTDGYERFLARGKDILERTPVVGKPLYETLHGAKKGLKDFIAPQGMFEDLGLKYVGPIDGHDIEALESALTRAKRFGGPVIVHCLTEKGRGYQPALQDEADRFHAVGKIHPDTGLPISSSGADWTGVFAQEMVELGKERADIVAITAAMLQPVGLDKFAKAFPDRVYDVGIAEQHAAVSAAGLATGGVHPVFAVYATFLNRAFDQVLMDVALHKCGVTFVLDRAGVTGTDGASHNGMWDMSILQVVPGLRLAAPRDADQVRAQLREAVEVTDAPTVVRFSKGAVGPAVPALRRVGGMDVLREPGSDRPDVLLVSVGALAPMCLEIADLLDNHGISTTVVDPRWVKPVDEALAPLAEGHRVVVTVEDNSRVGGVGSAVAQALRDAGVDVPLRDFGIPPRFLDHASRAEVMAEIGLTAPDIARQVTGLVSRLDGRFETSAKAVEPARD
- a CDS encoding sugar ABC transporter permease, producing MSKTPSTASDQAAVPDPRTGEDAPAAAAIPAVDPRLLVRQQGLKGYVDEFKRKIRSGEIGSLPVVVGLIVIGIVFQALTGNFITSYNLDQITLYAVGPGIMAVGIVFVLLLGEIDLAVGSVAGLAGAVWGVLGTDMPDGLAIVLGILSGTLIGAFHGLVFAKIGVPAFVVTLAGFLGWAGLQTWVMGDRSTIPTPIGSFVGDLTKYYFSDVAAAYGLAVAVVAAFYLAQLRDSRRRKAAELPHRPQSEIILRTAVLAVLVLVAAYGFNQEQGLPLSLVIFLVILLVTDFVLRRTTYGRQVFAVGGGIEAARRAGINVSWIRISVFMISGTMGAIGGLFLASATGGADRSLGGGNQLMMCIAAAVIGGTSLFGGRGKVWSALLGILVIQSIVQGLNQMNLSSNAIQYMITGAVLLIAVIIDSVSRKTQKTAGRA
- a CDS encoding ATP-binding cassette domain-containing protein, which gives rise to MVHVSQTPVLALRGIFKRFGAVQVLSGVDLEVHAGEVVALVGDNGAGKSTLVKTIAGVHPIDEGTIEWEGEPVEINRPHDSQNLGVATVYQDLALCDNLDVVANLFLGREIKKGGVLDEVAMEKRAKDLLSTLSIRIPSVRIPVAALSGGQRQVVAIARALVGNPKIVILDEPTAALGVEQTAQVLDLVERLREQGLGVILISHNMADVKAVADTVAVLRLGRNNGTFPVATTTHEEIIAAITGATDNAVTRRQARNAEVAK
- a CDS encoding sugar ABC transporter substrate-binding protein, producing MNAVTRRAVIATAAVSMALSLAACGQAGGGDSEDKGSSTKIGLLLPENKTSRYEALDKPQFEKAVKAACSDCEIVYNNAVSDVVKQKQQFDQLIADGVKVIALDPVDSAKAAGWVKDAKAKGVKVVAYDRAVPGADAYVSHDNNKVGELQGQALLAALGPKAATANVVMINGDEKDPNAALFKKGAHTALDGKVGKIAYEASGEWDPKVAGEKMSAAISSVGKDKIGAVYSANDGMAGGIITSLENAGVKNVPVGGQDAEVAGIQRIVAGSQTFTIYKSPLQLAPEAAKFAVNLLQGKELGAQGATDGVPSTLFPPVVVDKTNIQTTVIADGIYKAADVCTADLAAKCTELGIK